Proteins encoded in a region of the Anaerolineales bacterium genome:
- the fni gene encoding type 2 isopentenyl-diphosphate Delta-isomerase — protein sequence MNLEEDVQSGQATGLAGLHFEHNPLPEIDLAQVDCTLHFLGKPLKTPILISSMTGGTAQARRINRTLAEAAQLHGAALGIGSQRAALEAPALADTFQVREVAPDILLLANLGAVQLNYGYDADHCRRAVEMIGADALVLHLNALHEALQPEGNTRFSGLLKRIEAVCRALEVPVIGKEVGWGISAEAARRLVEAGVAAIDVAGAGGTSWSQVEMHRAQTEHQRRLAAAFRDWGLPTADAVRQVRAALPAIPLIASGGLGDGLDIAKCLALGADLGGMAGPFLRSAAESVEAVSDALMLATAEVRTAMFATGSRTLSDLRRARLAARP from the coding sequence GTGAACCTGGAGGAGGATGTCCAGTCTGGACAGGCCACCGGGCTCGCCGGGCTCCACTTCGAGCACAACCCGCTGCCCGAGATCGACCTGGCGCAGGTCGACTGCACGCTGCACTTTCTGGGCAAGCCGCTGAAGACGCCGATTCTGATCTCCTCGATGACCGGCGGAACGGCCCAGGCCCGCCGGATCAACCGGACCCTGGCCGAGGCCGCTCAGCTGCATGGCGCCGCCCTCGGTATCGGCTCGCAGCGGGCCGCCCTCGAGGCCCCCGCCTTGGCCGACACCTTCCAGGTACGCGAGGTAGCTCCGGATATCCTGCTGCTGGCCAATCTCGGCGCCGTCCAGCTGAATTATGGCTATGACGCCGATCACTGCCGGCGGGCGGTCGAGATGATCGGCGCCGACGCCCTGGTCCTGCACCTGAATGCCCTCCACGAAGCGCTCCAGCCCGAAGGCAACACGCGATTCTCTGGTCTGCTCAAGCGGATTGAGGCCGTCTGCCGCGCCCTCGAGGTCCCGGTGATTGGCAAGGAGGTCGGGTGGGGCATCTCCGCCGAGGCCGCCCGCCGTCTGGTGGAGGCCGGCGTGGCAGCCATCGACGTCGCCGGCGCCGGGGGGACATCCTGGTCGCAGGTCGAGATGCACCGAGCCCAAACCGAGCACCAGCGCCGCCTGGCCGCCGCCTTCCGGGACTGGGGCCTGCCGACGGCAGACGCGGTTCGCCAGGTGCGGGCAGCCCTGCCCGCCATCCCCTTGATCGCCTCGGGCGGGCTCGGCGACGGCCTGGATATCGCCAAGTGCCTGGCGCTCGGGGCCGACCTGGGTGGGATGGCCGGCCCGTTTCTGCGCAGTGCGGCTGAATCCGTTGAAGCCGTTTCGGATGCCCTGATGCTGGCTACGGCCGAAGTGCGGACCGCGATGTTTGCCACTGGATCCAGGACGCTCTCCGATCTGCGGCGGGCCCGCCTGGCGGCTCGCCCTTGA
- a CDS encoding G5 domain-containing protein yields MGIIPARSGIALGMMPPHASLRLTSLWMFLALGLAGCAAPITTAGDLNVTIIADGEELAARVPAGSTALQALETAGVNLGASDRLEPPAYAVLSDGTHIMVTRVNERFEVETEVVPFERQTIRNEAMPEGESRLLQPGMNGLQEITYRVVEEEGKPASRTAVKVVVAEAPVPEIVMIGAQLSYAPLSVEGVLAYLSGGNAWIIRDDTRNRRPIVVGENLDGRVFRLSPDGRWLLFSQAPADPSSAEINRLWIVSTSEAATEPIDLQVSNIVHFADWSPQAIDGYTLAYSTVEPSPGAPGWQANNDLWLLTLTFAGRVADREQIVESNAGGQYGWWGTSFAWAPDGSQLAYARADGIGRVPLDEPGLLPLVEIQPYQSFSDWAWVPGVAWGGDNQSLYFVDHAPPQGLESPASSPAFDLSAWIGDSATAVPLIGQAGMFSYPAVSPAQIEAGGELAYRIAYLQALAPLESQNSSYQLSIVDRDGSNASLLFPPPGEAGLTPRPLAWSPSADRVAVLYRGDLWIVDAQTGQGQRLTGDNQTAAMDWKGGS; encoded by the coding sequence ATGGGGATTATACCAGCCCGGTCCGGCATTGCCCTCGGCATGATGCCACCCCACGCAAGCCTCCGGCTGACCTCCCTGTGGATGTTCCTGGCCCTCGGGCTTGCCGGTTGCGCTGCACCGATCACAACCGCCGGGGATCTCAACGTAACCATCATCGCCGATGGCGAGGAGCTCGCCGCGCGTGTCCCGGCCGGCTCTACGGCGCTCCAGGCCTTGGAAACGGCGGGGGTCAACCTGGGGGCCTCCGACCGACTGGAGCCTCCGGCCTACGCCGTGCTCTCCGACGGCACGCACATCATGGTCACGCGAGTCAACGAGCGGTTTGAAGTCGAAACCGAAGTCGTGCCCTTCGAGCGCCAGACGATCCGCAACGAAGCGATGCCTGAAGGGGAGAGCCGTCTGCTGCAGCCTGGCATGAACGGCCTGCAGGAGATCACCTACCGCGTCGTCGAGGAGGAGGGCAAGCCTGCCTCCCGGACAGCGGTGAAGGTGGTGGTGGCCGAAGCTCCGGTGCCGGAGATCGTGATGATCGGGGCGCAGCTCTCTTACGCTCCGCTCTCCGTCGAGGGTGTGCTGGCCTACCTCTCTGGAGGGAATGCCTGGATCATCCGCGACGACACGCGGAACCGGCGACCGATCGTCGTCGGCGAGAACCTTGACGGCCGTGTCTTCCGCCTGTCGCCAGACGGCCGCTGGCTGCTGTTCTCGCAAGCCCCCGCCGATCCGTCGTCAGCGGAAATCAATCGCCTGTGGATCGTCTCGACCTCCGAAGCCGCGACCGAACCGATCGACCTTCAGGTCAGCAATATCGTGCACTTCGCCGATTGGTCGCCCCAGGCAATCGACGGCTACACGCTCGCCTACTCCACAGTCGAACCCAGCCCGGGCGCCCCCGGCTGGCAGGCCAACAACGACCTCTGGCTGCTCACCCTGACATTCGCCGGAAGGGTCGCCGACCGAGAGCAGATCGTCGAGAGCAACGCCGGCGGCCAGTACGGCTGGTGGGGCACTTCCTTCGCCTGGGCCCCCGACGGCAGCCAACTCGCTTATGCCCGGGCGGATGGCATCGGGCGGGTCCCCCTCGACGAGCCCGGGCTCCTGCCCCTGGTTGAGATTCAGCCGTACCAGTCGTTCTCGGACTGGGCTTGGGTTCCGGGCGTGGCCTGGGGAGGCGACAACCAGTCGCTGTACTTCGTTGACCACGCTCCACCCCAGGGTCTGGAAAGCCCAGCCTCCTCGCCGGCATTTGATCTTTCTGCATGGATCGGGGATTCCGCAACCGCCGTGCCGCTCATCGGCCAGGCCGGGATGTTCTCGTATCCGGCGGTTTCCCCGGCCCAGATTGAGGCCGGCGGAGAATTGGCCTACCGGATCGCCTACCTCCAGGCGCTGGCGCCCCTGGAGAGCCAGAACAGCAGCTATCAGTTGAGCATCGTCGACCGCGATGGCAGCAACGCCTCTCTCCTCTTCCCACCACCTGGTGAGGCAGGGCTGACACCCCGGCCGCTTGCCTGGTCACCATCCGCCGATCGGGTGGCGGTGCTGTACCGCGGCGACTTGTGGATCGTGGATGCGCAGACGGGCCAGGGCCAGAGGCTGACGGGCGACAACCAGACTGCGGCCATGGACTGGAAAGGCGGCTCCTGA
- the scpB gene encoding SMC-Scp complex subunit ScpB, whose amino-acid sequence MPASAPAADGLTQRLEALLFVAGGPATAAQLAAALGVSPREVEHGLQTLDQASAGRGIRLQWHHGAVQLTTASELAQDVEHFLNLEGTTRLTRAALEVLAIVAYEQPVTRPKIDSVRGVNSETALQTLLRHGLVEEVGRAEGAGRPILYATTPEFLQHFGLTRLSELPPLQVEARAESAPAEDPPSAPAGDEGG is encoded by the coding sequence ATGCCGGCTTCCGCGCCTGCTGCAGATGGGCTGACGCAGCGTCTGGAAGCGCTTCTGTTTGTGGCCGGGGGTCCGGCGACGGCCGCCCAGCTGGCGGCGGCGCTGGGCGTCTCGCCCCGCGAGGTCGAGCATGGGCTGCAAACGCTCGACCAGGCCTCGGCGGGGCGCGGGATTCGCCTGCAGTGGCATCACGGTGCTGTTCAGCTGACGACCGCCTCGGAGCTTGCCCAGGACGTCGAACACTTCCTCAACCTGGAGGGAACGACGCGCCTAACGCGCGCCGCCCTGGAGGTGTTGGCGATCGTGGCCTATGAGCAGCCGGTCACGCGTCCCAAGATCGACTCTGTGCGTGGCGTGAATTCCGAAACCGCGCTGCAGACGCTGCTGCGGCACGGATTGGTCGAAGAGGTCGGGCGGGCGGAGGGCGCCGGGCGTCCGATCCTGTACGCCACGACGCCGGAATTCCTCCAGCACTTCGGCCTGACGCGGCTGAGCGAGCTGCCTCCGCTGCAAGTCGAGGCTCGCGCCGAGTCGGCGCCGGCGGAGGATCCGCCGTCCGCACCCGCGGGGGACGAGGGCGGCTGA
- a CDS encoding rRNA pseudouridine synthase, translating to MGIRLQKALAQAGVGSRRASEDLVRSGRVRVNGKVAVLGMVVEPDTDHIELDGLPLGRAESLAYLMLNKPRGVLSSLRSQGGRPTVRDLVPADLRLYPVGRLDMQSEGLLLMTNDGPLAQRLTHPRYGHEKTYQVLLDHRPTSAQLAAWGRGITLKDGTRFGPAQVSLQPRKDDDRWVEVVLREGQKRQVRLSAQALGLSVRRLIRTGFAGLVLGALAPGKWRALSGREVGRLRRQPERGGELGPAMANPRVEKVGNQ from the coding sequence ATGGGCATTCGTCTGCAGAAAGCGCTCGCCCAGGCCGGCGTGGGCTCCCGGCGCGCCTCGGAGGATCTCGTCCGCTCCGGGCGAGTTCGCGTGAATGGCAAGGTGGCGGTCCTGGGGATGGTCGTCGAGCCAGACACCGACCACATTGAGCTGGACGGACTGCCGCTTGGCCGCGCCGAATCTCTGGCGTACCTCATGCTGAACAAGCCGCGCGGCGTGCTGTCTTCCTTGCGAAGCCAAGGAGGTCGGCCAACCGTCCGCGACCTGGTGCCGGCTGATCTACGCTTGTATCCGGTGGGCCGCTTGGACATGCAGAGCGAAGGCCTGCTGCTGATGACCAATGACGGCCCGCTGGCGCAGCGGCTGACCCATCCCCGCTACGGACATGAGAAGACCTATCAGGTCCTGCTGGATCATCGGCCGACCTCGGCGCAACTCGCCGCTTGGGGCCGCGGCATTACCCTGAAGGATGGAACCCGATTCGGTCCGGCGCAGGTCAGTCTGCAACCTCGGAAGGATGACGATCGCTGGGTGGAGGTCGTGCTGCGGGAAGGCCAGAAGCGGCAGGTGCGGCTCAGTGCGCAAGCATTGGGTTTGAGTGTGCGCAGGCTGATTCGCACCGGGTTCGCTGGCCTGGTGCTCGGGGCATTGGCTCCCGGTAAGTGGCGGGCGTTGAGCGGGCGCGAGGTCGGGCGCCTGCGCCGACAGCCTGAGAGAGGCGGGGAACTCGGGCCCGCCATGGCGAACCCCAGGGTGGAGAAGGTGGGCAATCAATGA
- a CDS encoding acyl carrier protein produces the protein MEETFEDIKKIIVDLLGVEESKVVREARFREELEADSLDLVELIMAFEEKFGGEISDEDAQKITTVGEAVDYIDQQMKKA, from the coding sequence ATGGAAGAGACGTTTGAGGATATCAAGAAGATCATCGTGGATCTTCTGGGTGTCGAGGAGTCAAAGGTCGTACGGGAGGCTCGATTCCGTGAAGAGCTCGAGGCGGACTCGCTCGATTTGGTCGAGCTGATTATGGCCTTTGAGGAGAAGTTCGGCGGCGAGATTTCGGATGAGGACGCTCAGAAGATTACCACTGTCGGCGAGGCCGTGGACTACATCGATCAGCAGATGAAGAAGGCCTGA
- a CDS encoding SDR family oxidoreductase yields the protein MRVLVTGGAGFIGSHLCDRLLAEGHQVVVVDNLVTGQVENIAHLAGREDFHFIKHDVSNFTFIPGHVDAVLHLASPASPNPTSPYGYPQLPIQTLKVGALGTHNALGLARANRARFLLASTSEVYGDPQEHPQRETYWGHVDPAGPRSVYDEAKRFAEAITMAYHRYHGLDTRIARIFNTYGPRMRLDDGRVVPNFICQALQGQPLTLYGEGLQTRSFCYIDDLVEGLYRLLMSDSHEPVNLGNPTEITIAYLADVVNRMTANPAGEQYVPEGRAPADPQRRQPDISRARQVLDWFPVTELEAGLQATIADFQARL from the coding sequence GTGAGAGTCCTGGTAACGGGCGGAGCCGGTTTCATCGGCTCCCATCTTTGTGACCGGCTGCTCGCCGAGGGGCATCAGGTCGTCGTCGTCGACAACCTGGTGACGGGGCAGGTCGAGAACATCGCCCACCTGGCGGGCCGGGAGGATTTCCACTTCATCAAGCATGATGTCTCCAACTTCACCTTCATCCCCGGCCATGTCGACGCCGTGCTTCATCTCGCCTCCCCTGCCAGCCCGAACCCGACCTCTCCGTACGGCTACCCTCAGCTTCCGATTCAAACGCTCAAGGTCGGAGCGCTGGGCACACACAACGCCCTTGGGCTGGCCCGCGCCAATCGGGCGCGCTTCCTCTTGGCCTCAACCTCGGAGGTCTACGGCGATCCGCAAGAACATCCGCAGCGCGAGACCTATTGGGGCCACGTCGACCCGGCGGGGCCGCGTTCGGTGTACGACGAAGCCAAGCGCTTCGCCGAGGCTATCACGATGGCCTATCACCGTTACCACGGACTAGACACCCGCATCGCCCGGATCTTCAACACCTACGGGCCCCGGATGCGCCTGGATGACGGCCGAGTGGTCCCCAATTTCATCTGTCAGGCGCTGCAGGGGCAACCCCTGACTCTCTACGGCGAAGGCCTGCAGACTCGGTCCTTCTGCTACATCGATGATCTGGTCGAGGGGCTGTACCGTTTGCTGATGTCGGACTCGCATGAGCCGGTCAATCTCGGCAACCCGACGGAAATCACCATCGCCTATCTGGCTGATGTGGTGAACCGGATGACGGCGAACCCCGCCGGCGAGCAGTACGTACCCGAAGGGCGGGCACCGGCAGACCCCCAGCGGCGCCAGCCCGATATCAGCCGGGCCCGCCAGGTATTGGACTGGTTCCCGGTCACCGAGCTTGAGGCCGGCCTGCAGGCGACGATCGCCGATTTCCAGGCACGCCTGTGA
- a CDS encoding GtrA family protein encodes MSLATTRRRRETSRFAKFAVVGLLGAVVDFGVFNLLIRFAGFAVVPASILSFTAAVTSNFIWNRYWTYPDSRSKPLHRQAGQFALISAIGLAIRTPLVAVLVGPMTTIASGLTAAAEDMTGPLPSLPPAEVLGANLALATAVIVVLFWNFLANRLWTYADVE; translated from the coding sequence GTGAGCCTGGCGACCACCCGGCGCAGGCGGGAAACCTCGCGCTTCGCCAAGTTCGCCGTCGTCGGCCTTTTGGGCGCGGTAGTGGACTTCGGCGTCTTCAACCTGCTCATCCGCTTCGCCGGATTCGCCGTTGTGCCGGCGAGCATTCTGTCCTTCACGGCGGCGGTGACCAGCAACTTCATCTGGAATCGCTACTGGACCTACCCGGATTCCCGCAGCAAGCCGCTTCATCGCCAAGCCGGACAGTTCGCCCTCATCTCGGCGATCGGGCTGGCCATCCGAACCCCGCTGGTCGCCGTGCTCGTAGGCCCGATGACCACGATCGCCTCCGGCCTGACCGCCGCCGCCGAGGACATGACCGGGCCGCTCCCCAGCCTGCCCCCCGCGGAGGTGCTAGGTGCCAACCTGGCGCTGGCCACGGCTGTGATCGTCGTCCTGTTCTGGAATTTCCTGGCCAACCGTCTCTGGACCTACGCCGATGTCGAGTGA